One genomic window of Nicotiana sylvestris chromosome 10, ASM39365v2, whole genome shotgun sequence includes the following:
- the LOC138880257 gene encoding uncharacterized protein, with translation MNQVNAMEGVNMMVNKRRQQGQQMQNRPEQFMQDDSGYDQGDSFNEQDEEVQYVNNYQHQINNAQGQNQQQWRSQGNQGNWNNQNHQGNGNGGNSNQRNWNNQGNQGNWDNQGNWDNQGNWGGNNQSNWGGNNQRPPMFQQPSNPPPYPSQGQSSSFNEMGRIENLFKYMIEKNADSDAQIASHNTFIRNLEVQLGQISQALNTRPNGALPSNTVVNPKSGNNTGHAMARKGGDATISNQRRIADEDVVVQEDEIPSNAVQANEEVRIDIDESVEETQEEVNPSREHLIDMPQLVVPKDKHKHQGLLLHTLKGSQSKIVRTNSKSLLI, from the coding sequence ATGAACCAAGtgaatgcaatggaaggtgtgaaTATGATGGTAAACAAGAGACGACAACAAGGTCAACAAATGCAAAACCGTCCGGAACAATTTATGCAAGATGATAGTGGTTATGATCAAGGTGATTCATTCAATGAGCAAGATGAAGAAgttcaatatgtcaacaattaccaacatcaaataaacaatgctcaaggacaaaaccaacaacaatggagatcaCAAGGgaaccaaggtaattggaacaaCCAAAACCACCAAGGCAATGGGAATGGTGGTAATTCTAATCAAagaaattggaacaatcaaggaaatcaaggcaattgggataatcaaggcaattgggataatcaaggcaattggggtggcaataatcAAAGCAATTGGGGAGGAAATAACCAAAGGCCTCCGATGTTCCAACAACCAAGCAATCCACCTCCCTATCCTTCTCAAGGCCAAAGCTCTTCTTTCAATgagatgggtagaattgaaaattTGTTTAAATATATGATAGAAAAGAATGCCGACTCTGATGCTCAAATAGCCTCGCACAACACTTTTATTcgaaatttggaggttcaattaggccaaatctcacaagcaTTGAACACTCGTCCTAACGGGGCACTACCTAGTAATACGGTGGTGAACCCGAAGAGTGGGAATAATACAGGACATGCTATGGCTAGAAAAGGTGGAGATGCTACCATCTCAAATCAAAGAAGGATTGCAGATGAAGATGTTGTGGTTCAAGAGGATGAAATCCCAAGCAATGCGGTTCAAGCTAatgaagaagtgagaattgatatagATGAAAGTGTAGAGGAGACACAAGAagaagtgaacccgtctagggaacacttGATTGACATGCCGCAACTAGTGGTGCCAAAGGATAAGCACAAACAccaaggcctcctcctccataccctcaaaggctcgcaaagcaaaatagtgagaaccaattcaaaaagtttattgatatga